A single genomic interval of Methylobacterium bullatum harbors:
- the yagT_1 gene encoding Putative xanthine dehydrogenase YagT iron-sulfur-binding subunit — MYGSEDLELNRRHLMAGASVCAVATACPSASWAATGNTSDPVTSKVTLMVNGTPHEIDVDTRTTLLDAVREHLHLTGAKKGCDHGQCGACTMIVDGRRINSCLTLAVMHEGDAITTIEGLGKPGNLHPMQAAFIKYDGYQCGFCTPGQICSGVAVLEEIKAGIPSHVTADLNATAAVTTDEIRERMSGNICRCGAYSNIIDAMYEVAGRQA, encoded by the coding sequence CTGTGCCGTCGCCACGGCCTGTCCCTCCGCGTCCTGGGCGGCCACCGGGAACACGTCCGACCCGGTCACATCCAAAGTCACGCTCATGGTGAATGGGACGCCGCATGAGATCGACGTCGATACACGCACCACGCTCCTCGATGCCGTGCGAGAGCACCTTCACCTGACCGGCGCCAAAAAGGGCTGTGACCACGGCCAGTGCGGGGCCTGCACGATGATCGTCGATGGAAGGCGCATCAATTCCTGTCTGACCCTCGCGGTCATGCACGAGGGCGATGCAATCACGACCATCGAAGGCTTGGGCAAGCCCGGCAACCTGCATCCGATGCAGGCCGCTTTCATAAAGTATGACGGCTATCAATGCGGATTTTGCACGCCGGGCCAGATCTGCTCCGGTGTCGCGGTTCTCGAAGAGATCAAGGCCGGCATCCCGAGCCACGTCACGGCGGATCTGAACGCGACCGCCGCGGTCACTACGGACGAGATCCGCGAGCGCATGAGCGGCAACATCTGCCGCTGCGGCGCCTATTCGAATATCATCGACGCCATGTACGAAGTCGCGGGGAGGCAGGCATGA